TCTTAATCAAAACCGTGGCACCTTTCGGGATCGCAATATCTGTCACAGATTCCGCTATCCAGTCAGAGCCTCTATAAAACACTTTCCCTTCTCCTTTAGCAGGTATATCGGCAGATACATTAGCTTTCTCATTCACTAGCTCGGTATAGTTCTCGCTATTCTTACTAAAAGCTGCAAGTATTTGCTTCCTAAAAACTAGCAATGTGCCAACAGAAACAAGTAAAAAGGCAATTATTTGAGTCACCAAATCATTCGTCAATTCGAGATAGGTCAACAAAGCTGTGGCTAAGCCTCCTATGCCGAAAAATATAGCAAAGAAAGACACAGAGAAAATTTCAATTAAAAGAAAAATCACGCCAAGAATAACCCATATTTCTAAACTTGATAATTCCATGTTCTTTTATTTTTTAGGTGTTGTTTCTTTAATTACTGTCATGGCAGAAGCTATCATAGAACCCATATCGCCCAAGTTTGCTGGTAAAATCAAAGTATTACCCTCTTTGGCAAGATTACCAAATTGCTCAATGTATAGTTCGGCCACCTGTAACTGTACTGCTTCCATTCCACCTTTTTCGCTGATGGCAGCAGCCACTTTCCTTACAGATTCTGCTGTAGCATCGGCTACAGAAAGAATTGCGGCAGCTTCTCCT
This sequence is a window from Arcticibacterium luteifluviistationis. Protein-coding genes within it:
- a CDS encoding NfeD family protein, giving the protein MELSSLEIWVILGVIFLLIEIFSVSFFAIFFGIGGLATALLTYLELTNDLVTQIIAFLLVSVGTLLVFRKQILAAFSKNSENYTELVNEKANVSADIPAKGEGKVFYRGSDWIAESVTDIAIPKGATVLIKKVDGIRLIVEVQ